A region of the Chloroflexota bacterium genome:
GCAGCCGAGCATTTCGGCATTGGCGCGCCGCCGCCGGTAGTAATACTGGTAGTGCAGCCGGGGCGGATCGAGCCGGGCCAGGTCCGGAGTTATAGCGCCAACCGGGTTGGACGGTTCATCGACCCGGTCGGGCGAACCCGGAAACGGCCCGCTCATGTGCACGAGACCCGGAAAACGATCGGGACGGGCCAGCGCCGCCCATCCGGCCACAGTGGTTCCGAAATCGTGCCCGACCAATACCGCCCGCCGACGACCCAGGCGGTCCAAAAGGGCCATGATGTCGCGGACCAGGTTCAGCGTGAAATAGGGCCGAAGGTCTTCGCTGTATTCGGCGTGAGCCGGCCCGGTGCGCCCGTAGCCGCGCAGGTCCGGGGCTACGGCGTAGTACCCGGCCGCGGCCAGCGCCGGCAGGATCCGCCTCCATGAAAATGCGATCTCGGGAAATCCGTGCAGCAGCAGGACACAGGCCCGCCCCGGTTCATTGGCGCCAGACTCGAGCACGTGCATGCGCAACCCGTTGACGCCGCCAATGATGCGCGTCCGGATCCCCTCGCCCAGTCGACCGCTCTGCAGCGGCCCCGGCGCCTGTGGCTGCGCGTAGGGATACTCGTTTCGCAATGACTGTTCTCCTTGTGGGCGCCCTCAATATTGGGGTACCGCCGATTCGTTCGCCGGCTGCGAGCGGGCTTTACCTGCGCGCGGGCCGTAGATGATCGGTTACCCGACGGTGCTGACCGCGGTCCGACGCATCTGGATGCCGGCCTCGATCGCGGCGGCGGCGGCGCTGACCCGGCTTGCGGCACTGGGCGATCGTGCGTTTCATCACGACGAGTCGATCCACGCGGTCACTGCCCTGGAGCGGCTCGAGAGTTTCGTTTATCTCTACGATCCGCTCTACCACGGACCGTTTCTTTACTACGCCAACGCGCTGGTCTTTCTGGTTGCGGGGGCGTCGGACTTCACGGCGCGCCTGCTGCCGGCCCTGGCCGGAATCGCATTGCTGCTGGCCGTGCCCTGGTTATTGCGCGATTACCTAGGGCGCTGGGGAACGCTGCTGGCGGTCGCGATCCTGACACTGTCGCCGGCATTCCTCTACTATTCGCGTTTCCTTCGCAACGACATCTACATCGCCCTTCTGACCCTGGTCGCGATGGGTTCGCTGCTGCGCTATATCGAGCAGCCTCAGCGTCGCTGGGTGCTGCTGGCGGCCGGCGCCCTGGGGCTGGGGGTGGCCACCAAGGAAAACACCTACATCACCGGATTCATCTTCGTCACCTTCCTGGCGATTCTGGGCGGAGCGCTGATCGTGGCCGGCCACCGCAAGCGCTCGGGCCGCACGCCCGCCTGGGCCGCCCCGCTTGCTGCCGCCGCGACCCGGTTTATCTCGGATCGCGTCGGTTTGGTCTGGGGACTGGTCCTCCTGGTCGGGATTCCGGCGCTGCTGTTCAGCTCGTTCCTGCTCAACACCGAGGGATTGTTGGATTCGATCCGCCGCTCGGTCGCCGTTTGGGCGCAAGTGCACGAGTCCGAGCGCGTAAACCAGCCATGGTTCTTCTACACCGGGCTGGTGCTGCTGCTGGAGGCGCCGGCGGCGGTGCTGGGGGTGGTCGGCTTCGTACGAGCCCTGCGATCCCCGGACTTGTTTGGCACGCTGCTGGTCTGGTGGGTTACGCTCTCGTTCCTGATCTATTCCGCGGCGGGCGAGAAGGCCGCCTGGCTGGTCTTGCATCCGCTGTTGCCGCTGTGCCTTTTGGCAGCGCGCTGTGGCGGAGACTGGATTGCCGGCAGCGTCGGAAAACGGCGCCTACTGGCGGCGGCGGTGATCGTTTTGCTGCTCGCCGTCAGCGCTCGCAACGCGCTCGCGACCACGTTTTCGTACGGCGATGTGCCCCGTACCCCGCTCGTCTACACCCAAACCTCGCGCGACGTGCTGGCGATACTCGACATAATTGAAGACGCCGGCCAGATTTCCGGGTCGGGGCGCGAGCTGCCGATCCTGGTCGATGCGACCGCCCATTGGCCGCTGGCCTGGTACCTGCGCGAACACGAAGGGGCGGTCTTCGGCAACGGTCCGGACCACGTCGAACCGGGACGCTACGCGGTAATGATTCTGGACCCGGCGACTGTGGCGGTCACCGGCTTCTG
Encoded here:
- a CDS encoding TIGR03663 family protein, whose translation is MIGYPTVLTAVRRIWMPASIAAAAALTRLAALGDRAFHHDESIHAVTALERLESFVYLYDPLYHGPFLYYANALVFLVAGASDFTARLLPALAGIALLLAVPWLLRDYLGRWGTLLAVAILTLSPAFLYYSRFLRNDIYIALLTLVAMGSLLRYIEQPQRRWVLLAAGALGLGVATKENTYITGFIFVTFLAILGGALIVAGHRKRSGRTPAWAAPLAAAATRFISDRVGLVWGLVLLVGIPALLFSSFLLNTEGLLDSIRRSVAVWAQVHESERVNQPWFFYTGLVLLLEAPAAVLGVVGFVRALRSPDLFGTLLVWWVTLSFLIYSAAGEKAAWLVLHPLLPLCLLAARCGGDWIAGSVGKRRLLAAAVIVLLLAVSARNALATTFSYGDVPRTPLVYTQTSRDVLAILDIIEDAGQISGSGRELPILVDATAHWPLAWYLREHEGAVFGNGPDHVEPGRYAVMILDPATVAVTGFWPEQYAARYLHLREWFPERVYQNWRFADLGRIVTDPSGWRRFWRQWAFHEPPVPIGSTDVYVFIARTVAGPSPAAAPVATHG